The following proteins are co-located in the Bacteroidales bacterium genome:
- a CDS encoding response regulator, whose translation MKKSLPIKAGKKHSVFLLALLLICNQYDIFCQGNISISRLQLENGLSHNSVYSIIQDEEGLIWIGTKDGLNSYDGYNFKIYKHEFFDSASISNSWVNALFEDSKGFIWIGTEGGGLNRFDKKSGEFIRFRNKPEVRNSICSDIIYSIAEDNNSDIWIGTRNGISVLDSTRKNFKNYFYDPLDPGSLSSNIVYDILIDSKQRIWIGTYGGGLNLYEKAKGGFKHFKHNPTDKLSISGDTIWQVKQAVNNEKQIWISTFSGLNSLDVSSDRFTHYIYNEGKSSAKGDNTLQAMLIGRNNRIWIGTKESGLNYLDLKTKKIYHLENSPNENKSLSDNQILSLFEDRSGALWIGTKNGGVNLLSSNNFNNLNMDKGNPNSLLSKTVWTILEQGQFLWIGTNKGLSRYNRLTETYTHYLANQGNKSINVNIVFSLFTDRDGDLWIGTSEGGLNCLPKSSSTFRYYKQNVSDSLSLSDNTIQCITQDKNGILWIGTAKGGLCSLDKSTGLVKRYMPDSKNPYSISGNYINDIVVDSKNNLWIATAGEGLNRLDEKREHFTRYINVQADSTTINDTYIECLFLDNDTILWMGTYSGGLNRLNTNTGKVTHFTQKDGLPSNMVVGIQEDLRHYLWLSTNNGLCRFDPLSGQTINFNRNNGLENYDYNKASVFRGESGTLYFGGTNGLTWFNPDEIIYQENNSPVRIVDLEILGESLINVKNQSLKLPINNNDTIVLDYNQSSITFVFSSLFFSNPGSIKYSYYLEGFEKKWNNSSTNNSVHYANIPPGNYVFKVKGTNNFGVWSEKPTEVNLVINHPFWQKTWFRLGIIIFILGIVYLIIVLREYSLRRDKRILIEKVKESTIEIQQQNTEISEQRDFALQQKKLIEEQNAELEKHRSGLEKLVQERTSELEVALAKAEESERLKSGFLANMSHEIRTPLNAIIGFSGLLNDRELSDQQREEYNRIINHNCKMLLQLIDDILNISIIESGRLKLDRKECQIDKIFTELEEIFSNKTSLHGEKNVRLINECKATDLSLNTDRIRLFQILSNLIDNAIKFTEKGSIHFGYEVLGKSGNQYIRFYVRDTGIGLTEKQISQLFQRFSRVADSNNKLYRGTGLGLSICKNLVELLGGKIWVESVLNEGSTFYFTHPYKSNGDTAELNKTDQNEIISEFPTRKVILIADDDYASLLLIKAILSKSNFEVLLASDGSEALKTVKSTHVDIVLMDLGMPGMDGYEATKLIKEFNKNIIVIAQTAYAYDSDKSKAFQAGCDAMLIKPLKQPELTNLLQQFLK comes from the coding sequence ATGAAAAAATCTCTTCCAATAAAAGCCGGAAAGAAACACTCCGTATTTCTTTTAGCACTGCTTCTTATTTGCAATCAATATGATATATTTTGCCAGGGAAATATCTCAATAAGCAGACTGCAACTCGAGAATGGACTCTCGCATAATTCTGTTTACTCAATTATACAGGACGAAGAAGGATTGATCTGGATAGGAACAAAGGATGGTCTGAACAGTTATGACGGATACAATTTTAAAATATACAAGCACGAATTTTTCGATAGTGCATCTATTTCAAACTCATGGGTGAATGCTTTATTTGAGGATTCAAAAGGATTTATCTGGATTGGGACAGAAGGAGGAGGCCTGAACCGGTTTGATAAGAAATCCGGCGAATTTATCAGATTCAGGAACAAACCGGAAGTCAGGAATAGCATTTGCAGCGATATTATCTACTCAATAGCAGAGGACAATAATTCTGATATCTGGATAGGAACCAGAAATGGAATAAGTGTTCTGGACAGTACCCGTAAAAACTTTAAAAATTACTTTTACGATCCTTTAGATCCGGGTTCATTATCATCAAATATTGTTTATGATATTCTGATCGACAGTAAACAGAGGATCTGGATCGGAACCTACGGCGGAGGTCTTAATCTCTATGAAAAAGCAAAAGGAGGGTTTAAGCATTTTAAGCACAATCCCACGGATAAATTATCTATTTCCGGTGACACTATCTGGCAGGTAAAACAAGCTGTTAATAATGAAAAACAGATCTGGATCTCCACATTTTCAGGACTTAATAGTCTTGATGTATCTTCTGACAGGTTTACTCACTATATTTATAATGAAGGCAAAAGCTCTGCAAAAGGGGATAATACCTTACAGGCAATGCTTATAGGCAGAAATAACAGGATCTGGATTGGAACAAAGGAAAGCGGACTAAATTACCTTGATCTGAAAACTAAGAAAATTTACCATCTTGAAAACTCACCGAATGAAAATAAAAGTCTCAGCGATAACCAGATCCTGAGTTTATTTGAGGACAGGTCAGGTGCATTATGGATTGGAACAAAAAACGGGGGAGTTAACTTATTAAGCAGTAATAATTTCAACAACCTGAACATGGATAAGGGGAATCCCAACAGCCTTCTATCCAAGACAGTCTGGACAATCCTGGAACAAGGCCAGTTTTTATGGATTGGAACAAATAAGGGTTTGAGCAGATATAACCGGTTAACAGAGACGTACACCCACTATCTGGCGAACCAGGGAAACAAATCAATTAATGTAAACATAGTATTTTCTCTTTTTACCGATAGAGATGGTGATCTCTGGATAGGAACTTCAGAAGGCGGTTTGAATTGTCTCCCGAAAAGCTCTTCCACATTCAGGTATTACAAGCAAAATGTTTCCGATAGCCTGTCACTCAGCGACAACACAATTCAGTGCATTACCCAGGATAAAAACGGGATTCTGTGGATTGGAACCGCGAAAGGAGGACTTTGCAGTCTGGACAAGTCAACCGGATTAGTTAAAAGATACATGCCAGACTCAAAGAATCCGTACTCAATATCAGGTAATTACATAAATGATATTGTTGTTGATTCGAAAAACAATCTTTGGATAGCGACAGCCGGAGAAGGACTAAACAGACTCGATGAAAAAAGAGAACATTTTACCAGATACATTAATGTTCAGGCGGATTCAACAACAATAAATGACACATATATTGAATGTCTGTTCCTGGATAATGATACTATCCTGTGGATGGGAACATACTCAGGGGGATTAAACAGGCTGAATACCAACACAGGCAAAGTAACCCATTTTACTCAGAAAGACGGACTGCCAAGCAATATGGTTGTTGGTATTCAGGAAGACCTAAGACATTATTTGTGGTTAAGTACAAATAACGGATTATGCAGATTCGATCCACTATCCGGACAAACTATAAATTTTAACAGAAATAACGGTTTAGAGAACTACGATTACAATAAAGCATCGGTCTTCAGGGGTGAGTCAGGAACCCTCTATTTTGGAGGAACTAACGGACTGACCTGGTTCAACCCTGATGAGATTATTTATCAGGAAAATAATTCGCCGGTACGCATTGTCGACCTGGAAATTCTTGGAGAGTCACTTATCAATGTCAAGAACCAATCACTGAAACTTCCAATAAACAACAATGATACGATTGTTCTGGACTATAATCAGTCATCTATTACCTTTGTATTTAGTTCACTCTTCTTTTCTAATCCCGGAAGTATAAAATATTCCTATTATCTTGAAGGTTTCGAGAAGAAATGGAATAACTCTTCAACAAATAACTCTGTTCATTATGCAAATATTCCTCCGGGAAATTATGTTTTTAAGGTTAAGGGTACAAATAACTTCGGAGTATGGAGCGAGAAGCCTACTGAAGTAAATCTGGTAATTAATCATCCATTCTGGCAAAAAACATGGTTCCGCCTTGGAATTATCATCTTTATTTTAGGCATAGTATACCTTATAATAGTTTTAAGAGAGTACTCACTTCGCAGGGATAAAAGAATATTAATTGAAAAAGTTAAAGAAAGCACTATCGAGATCCAGCAGCAAAATACTGAGATTTCAGAACAACGTGATTTTGCCCTGCAACAAAAGAAACTTATCGAGGAGCAAAATGCTGAACTGGAAAAACACCGCAGCGGACTGGAAAAGCTGGTTCAGGAAAGAACTTCGGAGCTCGAAGTCGCGTTAGCAAAAGCAGAGGAGTCTGAACGCCTGAAATCAGGCTTCCTTGCCAACATGTCACATGAGATTCGCACTCCATTAAATGCAATAATTGGTTTTTCAGGCCTTTTAAACGACAGGGAACTTTCAGACCAGCAGAGGGAGGAATACAACAGGATAATAAATCACAATTGTAAAATGCTCCTTCAGTTAATAGACGATATCCTGAACATTTCGATAATTGAATCGGGCCGTCTGAAACTTGACAGGAAGGAGTGCCAGATAGATAAAATATTTACTGAACTGGAAGAGATTTTTTCTAATAAAACAAGCTTACACGGAGAGAAGAATGTAAGGCTTATAAATGAATGTAAGGCAACGGATCTTTCCCTTAATACCGATCGTATCCGCCTGTTTCAGATATTGTCGAATCTGATCGACAATGCTATCAAATTTACTGAAAAAGGGTCTATTCATTTTGGATATGAGGTGCTGGGAAAATCAGGCAATCAGTATATCCGGTTTTATGTCAGGGATACAGGTATCGGACTCACTGAAAAGCAGATCAGCCAATTATTTCAGCGTTTTTCGAGAGTGGCTGATTCGAACAACAAGCTTTACCGTGGAACGGGTCTGGGTCTGAGTATCTGCAAAAACTTAGTGGAGTTGCTGGGAGGCAAAATCTGGGTTGAGTCAGTACTTAATGAAGGATCAACCTTTTACTTTACTCATCCCTATAAATCGAACGGTGATACTGCGGAATTGAATAAAACTGATCAAAATGAAATAATATCTGAATTCCCGACCCGAAAAGTCATACTTATAGCTGACGATGATTATGCCAGTTTACTACTGATAAAAGCAATTCTTTCGAAAAGCAATTTTGAAGTTCTGCTTGCTTCTGATGGTTCAGAAGCATTAAAAACTGTAAAAAGTACTCATGTTGACATTGTACTGATGGATCTGGGAATGCCAGGAATGGATGGGTATGAGGCAACAAAACTCATAAAAGAATTTAATAAGAATATAATTGTCATAGCTCAAACAGCCTATGCATATGATTCTGACAAATCCAAAGCATTCCAGGCTGGTTGCGATGCAATGTTAATAAAACCTCTTAAGCAGCCTGAACTTACAAATCTTCTTCAGCAATTTTTAAAGTAA
- a CDS encoding insulinase family protein, translating into MDLLLHSLDNGIRLVHHRIPGMVAHCGIIINTGSRDETEKEHGIAHFIEHMLFKGTGKRKAYHILSRLEDVGGELNAYTTKEETAIHASFLKEDYERTIELISDITFNSIFPEKEIEKEKDVVIEEINSYLDNPSELIFDDFEELIFAGQPIGRNILGSPESVKSYSKKTVTDFIRNNYNTHEMVFCSVGNISDDKILKLFKTHFAGIVTYNNVPRVNKSWTYKPASLTKKKDTFQNHCIIGNLAYDLKDEKRMGMFLLNNILGGQGLNSRLNLSLREKNGLAYNVESSYNPYCDTGIFSIYFGTDAQYLNKSISIAMSELNKLRTTKLGTIQLSKAKNQIKGYLARGYENHESLMLSLGKSLLVFNKIDTIEDICKKIDSITASELLETANDIFEPGKLSTLTYK; encoded by the coding sequence ATGGATCTTCTCCTTCACTCACTCGATAATGGCATCAGGCTGGTTCACCACAGGATCCCGGGAATGGTAGCTCACTGCGGGATTATTATAAACACCGGATCCCGAGATGAAACAGAAAAAGAACACGGGATAGCTCATTTCATAGAGCATATGCTATTTAAGGGAACCGGTAAACGTAAAGCATACCACATACTTAGCCGTCTCGAAGATGTCGGGGGAGAGTTGAATGCCTACACAACCAAAGAGGAAACAGCAATACATGCCTCATTTCTCAAAGAAGATTATGAAAGGACAATTGAACTTATAAGTGATATTACATTTAATTCAATATTCCCTGAGAAAGAGATTGAAAAAGAAAAAGATGTTGTAATTGAGGAAATCAACAGCTATCTGGATAATCCCTCGGAGCTCATTTTTGATGATTTCGAAGAACTAATATTTGCCGGTCAACCTATTGGAAGAAATATTCTGGGCTCTCCCGAATCGGTTAAATCATATTCCAAAAAAACCGTAACAGACTTTATCAGAAACAATTACAATACTCATGAGATGGTCTTCTGCTCTGTCGGAAATATCTCGGATGATAAAATACTCAAGCTCTTTAAAACCCATTTTGCAGGTATTGTTACATATAATAATGTACCAAGGGTAAATAAAAGCTGGACATACAAACCTGCCAGTCTTACCAAAAAGAAAGACACATTCCAGAATCACTGTATCATTGGAAATCTTGCTTATGATCTGAAAGACGAGAAAAGAATGGGCATGTTTCTTCTTAATAATATTCTTGGCGGACAGGGACTTAACTCAAGGTTAAACCTGTCACTCAGAGAAAAGAACGGATTAGCTTATAATGTTGAGTCGAGCTATAATCCTTACTGCGACACCGGGATCTTTTCGATTTATTTCGGAACTGATGCCCAGTACCTTAATAAAAGTATCTCAATTGCTATGTCAGAACTGAATAAACTCAGAACGACAAAACTCGGAACAATACAGCTGAGCAAGGCAAAGAACCAGATAAAAGGTTATCTGGCAAGAGGATATGAGAATCACGAAAGCCTGATGTTAAGCCTTGGAAAAAGTCTTCTTGTCTTTAACAAGATTGACACTATTGAAGATATCTGCAAAAAGATAGACTCAATCACTGCTTCAGAATTACTTGAGACTGCGAATGATATTTTTGAGCCGGGAAAGCTCTCAACTCTGACTTATAAATAG
- a CDS encoding insulinase family protein, translating into MKKTIISLFILLIASLYSCKTQEKETSLTIPFEKYTLANGLTVVLNVDKSDPIAALAVYYHVGSSREVPGKTGFAHLFEHMMFQKSENVGEDQLFKNIQGAGGTLNGSTSQDRTNYYEVVPKNALEMAMWMEADRMGFLTNTVTKKALVNQQNVVQNEKRESVDNAAYGFNSGLIAKNLYPKGHPYSWTVIGEMEDLASASVEDVRAFHKKFYAPNNATLVISGDIVPEEVKALVEKYFGEIPSGENIEKRGAMPAALATTVKLYHEDNFAKAPQLTMVFPTVERYSKDSYALNFLGDLLANTKKAPLYTVLVKDKKLTSRVMARNGSQELAGNFTISVAANPGVNLTDVEKAIFEGLAKFETDGFTEEDLIRIKAGYETSFVSRFSSVQGKAFTFAEYAMNTGDPEYYKKDLAAVQAVTMADIKAVYDKYIKGKNFVQTSFVPKGQANLIAEGSVNAGIVEEDVTKAAEVKAVDVAEEPIVKTPTKFDRSVKPAIGPDPEVTVPQVWSATLANGIKVSGIKQSELPLIQYSIVIDGGHVVEPLEKAGISNLVASMMNEGTKNKTPEQLEDAIGLLGASIRVSSGNEDISINVSTLSKNFEKTIALVEEMLLEPRWDEEQFALAKSRIINSLKRNQASPDYLASTTLNKLIFGENNILAIEASGTEESVNSITIDDLKAFYEFFLSPSISRLLIAGDVDQQTVETAFAGLTTKWQPKNVVQPSLKLPKTPEKSAIYFVDFPGGKQSVIAIGGPSLPRTNPDYYPAYVANYKLGGSFNGIFNLILREEKGFTYGARSSIMGYKSYGIFNASSRVRTNSTLESVTIFKTEMEKYRQSIPQEYVDFTKDALIKGNALRFETLGGLLGMLETMTSYNLPVDYIKQEESFVKGLTVEKTLELANKYIDPAKMYYVVVGDAKTQLKELEKVGLDKPILVK; encoded by the coding sequence ATGAAAAAAACAATTATTTCACTTTTCATCCTGCTAATCGCTTCTCTTTATTCGTGCAAAACACAAGAAAAAGAGACTTCTCTAACCATTCCATTCGAGAAATATACCCTTGCAAATGGATTAACTGTAGTGCTAAATGTAGATAAATCAGATCCGATAGCTGCGCTTGCAGTCTATTATCACGTAGGATCAAGCCGCGAAGTTCCCGGGAAAACCGGATTTGCTCACTTATTTGAGCACATGATGTTCCAGAAATCAGAAAATGTCGGTGAAGACCAGCTGTTTAAAAACATTCAGGGTGCCGGTGGTACCCTTAACGGGAGCACCAGCCAGGACAGAACCAACTATTATGAAGTTGTTCCTAAAAATGCACTTGAGATGGCAATGTGGATGGAAGCCGACAGAATGGGCTTCCTGACAAACACAGTAACAAAGAAAGCACTTGTAAATCAGCAGAATGTTGTTCAGAATGAAAAACGTGAAAGCGTTGATAATGCTGCTTATGGATTCAACTCGGGATTAATCGCAAAAAATCTCTATCCAAAAGGTCATCCTTACAGCTGGACAGTTATCGGAGAGATGGAAGATCTGGCCAGTGCCTCAGTTGAAGACGTAAGAGCTTTTCACAAAAAATTCTATGCTCCTAATAATGCAACTCTGGTAATTTCCGGAGATATAGTTCCCGAAGAAGTTAAAGCACTTGTAGAAAAATATTTCGGCGAAATCCCATCAGGTGAGAATATCGAAAAAAGAGGCGCTATGCCTGCAGCTCTCGCAACAACAGTTAAACTTTACCATGAGGATAATTTCGCAAAAGCCCCACAGCTCACAATGGTATTCCCAACTGTCGAAAGGTATTCGAAAGACTCCTATGCTCTCAACTTCCTTGGAGACCTTCTTGCAAATACCAAGAAAGCTCCTCTTTATACCGTACTTGTTAAAGACAAGAAGCTTACCTCAAGAGTCATGGCCAGAAACGGATCACAGGAACTTGCAGGAAACTTCACAATTTCTGTTGCTGCAAACCCTGGTGTCAACCTAACCGATGTTGAAAAAGCAATCTTCGAAGGTCTGGCAAAATTTGAAACCGACGGATTCACCGAAGAAGATCTTATCAGAATCAAAGCAGGTTATGAAACAAGCTTCGTAAGCCGCTTCTCAAGTGTACAGGGAAAAGCATTCACATTTGCCGAATATGCTATGAACACCGGAGATCCTGAATACTACAAGAAAGACCTTGCAGCAGTCCAGGCAGTTACAATGGCTGACATTAAAGCTGTATATGATAAGTATATTAAAGGCAAGAATTTCGTTCAGACAAGCTTTGTTCCTAAAGGCCAGGCAAACCTCATTGCAGAGGGATCTGTAAATGCCGGCATTGTTGAAGAGGATGTTACAAAAGCAGCAGAAGTTAAAGCAGTGGATGTGGCTGAAGAACCAATTGTTAAAACACCTACAAAATTTGACCGTTCTGTTAAACCAGCAATCGGTCCCGATCCGGAAGTTACTGTTCCCCAGGTATGGTCAGCCACGCTTGCAAACGGTATCAAAGTATCAGGTATCAAACAGAGTGAGCTTCCTCTTATTCAGTATTCAATAGTAATCGATGGCGGACATGTTGTTGAACCTCTTGAGAAAGCAGGGATCTCTAACCTGGTTGCTTCGATGATGAATGAAGGAACAAAAAACAAAACTCCTGAACAGCTTGAAGATGCCATAGGTCTGCTTGGAGCATCAATAAGAGTAAGCTCAGGCAATGAAGATATAAGCATAAATGTAAGTACACTATCAAAGAATTTTGAAAAAACAATCGCCCTTGTTGAGGAAATGCTACTCGAACCAAGATGGGATGAGGAGCAATTTGCACTTGCAAAAAGCAGGATTATCAATTCGCTGAAAAGGAACCAGGCAAGTCCCGATTATCTTGCCTCAACAACTCTGAATAAACTCATCTTCGGTGAGAATAATATTCTTGCAATTGAAGCATCAGGGACTGAGGAGAGTGTTAATTCAATTACAATTGATGATCTTAAAGCATTTTACGAATTCTTTTTATCACCTTCAATTTCACGACTTCTTATAGCGGGTGATGTTGACCAGCAGACTGTTGAAACTGCATTTGCAGGTTTGACAACAAAATGGCAGCCGAAAAATGTGGTACAACCAAGTCTTAAGCTGCCTAAAACTCCAGAGAAATCAGCAATATATTTTGTCGATTTCCCAGGCGGAAAACAATCAGTTATTGCGATCGGTGGTCCATCATTACCAAGAACAAATCCTGATTATTATCCGGCATATGTTGCAAACTACAAGCTGGGCGGATCATTCAACGGGATCTTTAATCTTATATTAAGAGAGGAAAAAGGATTTACATACGGTGCACGGTCGAGTATTATGGGATATAAATCTTATGGCATCTTCAATGCCTCTTCGAGGGTGAGGACAAACTCAACACTCGAGTCTGTTACTATCTTCAAGACAGAGATGGAAAAGTACAGACAGTCAATTCCACAGGAGTATGTTGATTTTACAAAAGACGCACTTATAAAAGGTAATGCTCTCCGTTTTGAAACTCTTGGAGGACTTCTTGGAATGCTTGAAACCATGACATCGTACAACCTGCCTGTAGATTATATCAAGCAGGAAGAATCTTTTGTAAAAGGTCTCACAGTTGAAAAGACTCTGGAACTTGCAAACAAATACATTGATCCTGCAAAAATGTACTATGTTGTTGTTGGCGATGCCAAAACACAACTAAAAGAACTCGAAAAAGTTGGCTTAGACAAGCCGATACTTGTCAAGTAA
- a CDS encoding DUF4956 domain-containing protein: MDVNSFVQDTTLWSILIRFFVNLLVLYILVVLVYYRFSKKEEFLFSYILIGVMIFLICGILGTLDLQMGLAIGLFAIFAIIRFRTIQYSVKDITYVFLVIGISVINSQANIPPPVIGAVIINISVILITLSLELFLQKKSLSKLDIIYSKAELLKPGNRKELLKDLSHHTGHDIVKVVIQRINIKRGNAEIEVYFKDNLND, from the coding sequence ATGGATGTTAATTCTTTTGTACAGGACACCACATTATGGAGTATCCTGATACGCTTTTTTGTAAATCTGTTAGTGCTATATATCCTTGTAGTTTTAGTGTATTACAGGTTTTCAAAGAAGGAAGAGTTTTTATTCTCCTATATCCTTATCGGAGTAATGATTTTTCTGATCTGCGGGATCCTGGGCACCCTGGATCTTCAGATGGGACTGGCTATCGGACTATTTGCAATTTTTGCAATTATTCGTTTCAGGACCATTCAGTATTCTGTTAAGGATATAACATATGTTTTCCTTGTTATCGGGATTTCTGTAATCAATTCCCAGGCTAATATACCACCTCCGGTTATTGGTGCGGTAATAATTAATATCAGCGTTATACTCATTACACTTTCCCTGGAATTGTTTCTGCAAAAAAAGAGTTTAAGCAAACTTGACATCATCTACAGTAAGGCTGAATTACTTAAACCCGGAAACAGAAAAGAACTCTTAAAAGACCTCTCACATCATACTGGCCACGACATAGTAAAGGTGGTTATCCAAAGAATCAATATTAAAAGAGGAAATGCTGAAATTGAGGTGTATTTCAAAGATAATCTGAATGATTGA
- a CDS encoding O-methyltransferase produces MNRKLDQYISSHSSPEDQVLADLYRQTHIRFVNPNMTSGHLQGKLLEFISVMINPENILEIGTFTGYSAICLSRGLKPGGKLITIELNDELESFSHSYFCRAGVDSKIVQLTGNAIELIPSIDTTFDLVFIDGDKREYTEYYNLVIDKVRPGGYILADNVLWGGKVIEDDLKDPQTKGVIEFNEMIISQKNTEVVILPVRDGLMLIRKTA; encoded by the coding sequence ATGAACAGAAAACTTGATCAGTACATCTCTTCCCACTCCTCCCCTGAAGATCAGGTTCTTGCAGATCTTTACAGGCAGACTCATATCAGGTTTGTAAATCCTAATATGACATCCGGCCATCTGCAGGGGAAACTGCTCGAGTTTATCTCGGTAATGATTAATCCTGAGAATATACTGGAAATAGGGACATTTACAGGTTATTCGGCAATATGCCTCTCAAGGGGACTGAAGCCAGGAGGCAAACTCATAACTATTGAGTTGAATGATGAACTTGAATCATTTTCTCATTCCTATTTCTGCAGGGCAGGCGTGGATTCTAAAATTGTACAGCTTACAGGCAATGCTATTGAATTGATTCCTTCAATTGATACTACCTTCGATCTTGTTTTTATCGACGGAGATAAACGGGAATACACCGAATATTATAATCTAGTAATAGATAAAGTAAGACCTGGAGGCTATATTCTGGCCGACAATGTTCTGTGGGGCGGAAAAGTAATTGAGGATGATTTAAAAGATCCCCAGACAAAAGGGGTTATCGAATTTAATGAAATGATTATCAGTCAAAAGAATACAGAAGTTGTTATACTTCCGGTAAGAGACGGACTGATGCTAATAAGAAAGACGGCGTAA
- the thpR gene encoding RNA 2',3'-cyclic phosphodiesterase: protein MKRIFIALEIKPEGILLDTFSMLKHNLKNEAIKWTKPENIHITLVFLGDTSEAKISPLCEMLREKCDGFGMFNLTLNGTGIFRSISDPRIIWIGLMTSEKLLKLNRAIVNGLGSIGIKTEERPFNPHLTLGRIKHINDNETFKTEVERYKNQFFQLVPVSQVILYESILLQTGPIFKQLGCFSLL, encoded by the coding sequence ATGAAGAGGATCTTTATTGCATTAGAAATTAAGCCGGAAGGAATCCTTCTTGATACTTTTTCAATGCTTAAACACAACCTAAAGAATGAAGCAATAAAATGGACAAAACCTGAGAACATTCATATTACACTTGTATTTCTTGGAGATACCTCTGAGGCTAAAATCTCACCATTATGTGAGATGCTAAGGGAGAAATGTGATGGATTTGGAATGTTTAACCTGACCCTGAACGGAACAGGGATTTTCAGAAGCATCTCCGACCCGCGTATAATCTGGATTGGGTTAATGACATCTGAAAAACTGCTGAAATTGAACAGGGCAATAGTAAATGGATTAGGAAGTATTGGCATAAAAACTGAAGAAAGACCTTTTAATCCTCATCTTACTCTTGGCAGGATTAAGCATATCAACGACAATGAGACATTTAAAACTGAAGTTGAGAGGTATAAAAATCAGTTTTTCCAGTTAGTGCCAGTCTCTCAGGTTATCCTGTATGAAAGCATTCTACTGCAAACCGGACCAATATTTAAACAGTTAGGATGTTTTTCTTTGCTTTAG